From Mytilus edulis chromosome 9, xbMytEdul2.2, whole genome shotgun sequence, the proteins below share one genomic window:
- the LOC139489678 gene encoding uncharacterized protein isoform X2, protein MILKVYYLFVFAREVFSIELNRTITVCENEPAKLSCINNSNIKITSVQVGPLKEPYRIQTGNIDLLSLSDDNVTQTQHQLEGVCNEKQSCLVNETSINFKHYQIPRKIDVSYRCEYEFVGCYWDDDDRAFDFQRGNPHHRMSTQICYQFCSKQTQSFRYFATENGNECYCGNGRKLGKGAYKLSSGCTTVCKQTINGVLTKNKIAVKCSHHAGTKDISVTLQHSSVTCKSNATTTKRRLSLGTNEVYTGGDLCSLLENSAEFRDDKSCYEPIFATLNYSCVENLATAIRDDTMNKDEQIGTGLIIGAIGGVSTIVIVALLLLAFRKKIQRKAAEQTSHEKLSNSGRSFSEVNADNHVYANEKYSQQNMGVSNAENVIYLNYDENSVVFSKPTDETCTTNLKGIQNEPDDIKPVNPDTRVYCNYTSNIAGINHTSGGEITDHAGDALTEVEYEYTDRVMRKNDNVYNETKDGVYDVGSHIRSETKNEDTYDHFFGNTTDDDYDISRIKKM, encoded by the exons gaaccattacggtatgtgaaaacgAACCAGCAAAGCTCTCGTGCATCAACAACTCGAATATTAAAATCACCAGTGTTCAAGTTGGACCACTAAAAGAACCGTACCGTATTCAAACTGGTAATATTGATCTTCTCAGTCTCAGTGATGATAATGtaacacaaacacaacatcagTTAGAAGGAGTATGCAATGAAAAACAGTCCTGTCTAGTTAATGAAACTTCTATCAATTTTAAACATTACCAAATACCAAGGAAAATTGATGTTTCTTACAGATGTG AATATGAGTTTGTTGGGTGCTATTGGGATGACGATGACAGAGCTTTTGACTTTCAACGTGGAAATCCACATCATAGGATGTCCACACAGATTTGTTACCAATTTTGCTCAAAACAAACTCAATCGTTTCGATATTTTGCAACAGAG AATGGAAACGAATGTTATTGTGGAAATGGAAGAAAATTAGGCAAAGGAGCGTATAAACTTTCATCTGGGTGTACTACGGTCT GTAAACAAACAATCAATGGCGTGCTTACTAAAAACAAGATAGCCGTAAAGTGCAGCCATCATGCTGGTACAAAAGATATAAGCGTAACACTTCAACATTCATCCGTAACCTGCAAATCTAATGCAACTACAACAAAAAGAAGGCTCTCGTTGGGTACTAACGAAGTGTACACTGGTGGAGACTTGTGTTCTCTCCTTGAGAACAGTGCTGAATTTAGAGATGACAAGTCTTGCTACGAGCCAATATTTGCGACCTTGAATTATTCTTGTGTTG aaaACCTTGCAACTGCGATCAGAGATGACACAATGAATAAGGACGAGCAAATTGGAACAG GCCTAATTATTGGCGCCATAGGAGGAGTATCAACCATCGTTATAGTAGCTTTACTGTTGTTGGCATTCAG GAAGAAGATACAACGCAAAGCTGCAGAACAAACTTCTCATGAAAAGCTATCTAACTCGGGGAGGTCATTTTCTGAAGTGAATGCTGACAATCATGTTTATGCAAATGAAAAATATTCTCAACAAAATATGGGCGTGTCTAATGCTGAAAACGttatatatttgaattatgaTGAAAATTCTGTAGTATTCAGTAAACCAACTGACGAAACATGTACCACAAATCTAAAAGGAATTCAAAATGAGCCAGACGACATTAAACCAGTTAATCCTGATACAAGAGTTTATTGCAACTACACTTCAAATATAGCTGGAATCAACCATACATCAGGCGGAGAAATAACTGACCATGCTGGTGACGCTCTAACAGAGGTTGAGTATGAATATACAGACAGAGTGATGCGGAAGAATGACAATGTGTATAATGAGACAAAAGATGGTGTGTATGATGTGGGTAGTCATATCAGATCAGAAACAAAGAATGAAGATACGTATGATCATTTTTTCGGAAATACTACTGATGATGATTATGATATTTCCCGTATTAAAAAGATGTAA
- the LOC139489678 gene encoding uncharacterized protein isoform X1 codes for MILKVYYLFVFAREVFSIELNRTITVCENEPAKLSCINNSNIKITSVQVGPLKEPYRIQTGNIDLLSLSDDNVTQTQHQLEGVCNEKQSCLVNETSINFKHYQIPRKIDVSYRCEYEFVGCYWDDDDRAFDFQRGNPHHRMSTQICYQFCSKQTQSFRYFATENGNECYCGNGRKLGKGAYKLSSGCTTVCRNNRHDICGGVWQLSVYDMNTGKQTINGVLTKNKIAVKCSHHAGTKDISVTLQHSSVTCKSNATTTKRRLSLGTNEVYTGGDLCSLLENSAEFRDDKSCYEPIFATLNYSCVENLATAIRDDTMNKDEQIGTGLIIGAIGGVSTIVIVALLLLAFRKKIQRKAAEQTSHEKLSNSGRSFSEVNADNHVYANEKYSQQNMGVSNAENVIYLNYDENSVVFSKPTDETCTTNLKGIQNEPDDIKPVNPDTRVYCNYTSNIAGINHTSGGEITDHAGDALTEVEYEYTDRVMRKNDNVYNETKDGVYDVGSHIRSETKNEDTYDHFFGNTTDDDYDISRIKKM; via the exons gaaccattacggtatgtgaaaacgAACCAGCAAAGCTCTCGTGCATCAACAACTCGAATATTAAAATCACCAGTGTTCAAGTTGGACCACTAAAAGAACCGTACCGTATTCAAACTGGTAATATTGATCTTCTCAGTCTCAGTGATGATAATGtaacacaaacacaacatcagTTAGAAGGAGTATGCAATGAAAAACAGTCCTGTCTAGTTAATGAAACTTCTATCAATTTTAAACATTACCAAATACCAAGGAAAATTGATGTTTCTTACAGATGTG AATATGAGTTTGTTGGGTGCTATTGGGATGACGATGACAGAGCTTTTGACTTTCAACGTGGAAATCCACATCATAGGATGTCCACACAGATTTGTTACCAATTTTGCTCAAAACAAACTCAATCGTTTCGATATTTTGCAACAGAG AATGGAAACGAATGTTATTGTGGAAATGGAAGAAAATTAGGCAAAGGAGCGTATAAACTTTCATCTGGGTGTACTACGGTCTGTAGAAATAACCGACACGATATATGTGGTGGTGTTTGGCAATTGTCAGTATATGATATGAATACAG GTAAACAAACAATCAATGGCGTGCTTACTAAAAACAAGATAGCCGTAAAGTGCAGCCATCATGCTGGTACAAAAGATATAAGCGTAACACTTCAACATTCATCCGTAACCTGCAAATCTAATGCAACTACAACAAAAAGAAGGCTCTCGTTGGGTACTAACGAAGTGTACACTGGTGGAGACTTGTGTTCTCTCCTTGAGAACAGTGCTGAATTTAGAGATGACAAGTCTTGCTACGAGCCAATATTTGCGACCTTGAATTATTCTTGTGTTG aaaACCTTGCAACTGCGATCAGAGATGACACAATGAATAAGGACGAGCAAATTGGAACAG GCCTAATTATTGGCGCCATAGGAGGAGTATCAACCATCGTTATAGTAGCTTTACTGTTGTTGGCATTCAG GAAGAAGATACAACGCAAAGCTGCAGAACAAACTTCTCATGAAAAGCTATCTAACTCGGGGAGGTCATTTTCTGAAGTGAATGCTGACAATCATGTTTATGCAAATGAAAAATATTCTCAACAAAATATGGGCGTGTCTAATGCTGAAAACGttatatatttgaattatgaTGAAAATTCTGTAGTATTCAGTAAACCAACTGACGAAACATGTACCACAAATCTAAAAGGAATTCAAAATGAGCCAGACGACATTAAACCAGTTAATCCTGATACAAGAGTTTATTGCAACTACACTTCAAATATAGCTGGAATCAACCATACATCAGGCGGAGAAATAACTGACCATGCTGGTGACGCTCTAACAGAGGTTGAGTATGAATATACAGACAGAGTGATGCGGAAGAATGACAATGTGTATAATGAGACAAAAGATGGTGTGTATGATGTGGGTAGTCATATCAGATCAGAAACAAAGAATGAAGATACGTATGATCATTTTTTCGGAAATACTACTGATGATGATTATGATATTTCCCGTATTAAAAAGATGTAA